In Microbacterium binotii, one DNA window encodes the following:
- a CDS encoding cytochrome c biogenesis CcdA family protein, giving the protein MTGIVAEGALWVAIPVALAAGLVSFLSPCVLPLVPGYLGFLGGAAGTASGRRGRVRLLLSVLLFIAGFTVVFMAMTVLGGSLGRFFLEYSDIITRVLGAVVIIMGLIFIGLFGFAQRTFKPNVRGNLGLVGAPLLGLALGIGWAPCIGPTLATILALSWNMGDPGRAAVLGLAYSLGLGIPFLLLAAGFGWASKSVSFLRRHIRSINIFGGVLLIVLGVLMVTGVWSSLMSQLQGVLVNVPLPI; this is encoded by the coding sequence GTGACCGGCATCGTCGCCGAAGGAGCGCTCTGGGTTGCGATCCCGGTGGCGCTCGCCGCGGGACTCGTGTCGTTCCTCTCTCCCTGCGTGCTCCCGCTCGTGCCCGGCTACCTCGGCTTCCTCGGCGGGGCGGCGGGCACCGCATCCGGTCGCAGAGGGCGCGTGCGCCTGCTGCTGAGCGTCCTGCTCTTCATCGCCGGCTTCACGGTGGTCTTCATGGCGATGACGGTGCTGGGCGGCTCGCTCGGTCGGTTCTTCCTGGAGTACTCCGACATCATCACGCGCGTGCTCGGTGCGGTCGTGATCATCATGGGGCTCATCTTCATCGGCCTGTTCGGCTTCGCGCAGCGCACCTTCAAACCCAACGTCCGCGGCAACCTGGGGCTCGTGGGCGCGCCGCTGCTCGGCCTCGCGCTCGGCATCGGATGGGCGCCGTGCATCGGCCCCACACTCGCGACGATCCTCGCGCTGTCGTGGAACATGGGCGACCCCGGCCGCGCCGCCGTGCTCGGACTCGCGTACTCGCTCGGGCTCGGCATCCCCTTCCTCCTGCTGGCGGCCGGCTTCGGCTGGGCGAGCAAGTCGGTGTCGTTCCTGCGCCGCCACATCCGTTCCATCAATATCTTCGGCGGCGTCCTGCTCATCGTTCTCGGTGTGCTGATGGTCACCGGCGTCTGGAGCTCACTCATGTCGCAGTTGCAGGGGGTGCTGGTCAATGTCCCGCTCCCCATCTGA